One genomic region from Muriicola soli encodes:
- a CDS encoding Pycsar system effector family protein, with translation MIGRQDPNNYWEQLERLEKLIRASEFKAGVIFSFHSLILGLFAERLDIFQTTFENNGWFTAFAGLWLIAVFISIYYCFRCFMPRMEMKYDDNVFFFMDAVKAFGTSEEYTEKLLEICGSEEELYTQLAQQIHAESKIIAEKFGSVQSSLRFFALSFIFAMLSLIIWLVQIIS, from the coding sequence ATGATAGGCCGCCAAGATCCGAACAATTACTGGGAACAACTGGAACGTCTTGAAAAACTGATCAGAGCCTCCGAATTTAAAGCAGGGGTGATCTTCTCCTTTCACAGCCTGATCCTGGGCCTTTTTGCAGAACGACTCGATATCTTCCAGACTACCTTTGAAAATAATGGATGGTTTACTGCCTTTGCGGGTTTATGGCTAATCGCTGTTTTTATCTCCATTTATTATTGTTTCAGGTGTTTTATGCCGCGTATGGAAATGAAATATGACGATAACGTCTTTTTCTTTATGGATGCGGTAAAAGCTTTTGGTACCTCCGAAGAGTATACCGAGAAATTACTGGAAATCTGTGGAAGCGAGGAAGAGCTCTATACACAATTAGCTCAACAGATCCATGCCGAGAGTAAGATCATCGCTGAAAAGTTTGGCAGCGTTCAAAGCTCTCTCCGTTTCTTTGCCCTGAGTTTTATTTTTGCTATGCTGAGTCTTATTATTTGGCTCGTACAGATCATAAGC
- a CDS encoding adenylate/guanylate cyclase domain-containing protein translates to MIIRESAINYRKSHTNRIFLMVALLFISFWSRAQQTQIDSLKNILEKGSRDTSAVNTLNLLSLAVLSNEDIDKAIAYAMEANDLADDINYDSGQALAQKYIGLGYFYQGNYLAVMDHWNQSLESYKKVRDTSGMANILNNLGGVYLSQGGSDKALDYYLQSLYYAEKVKDTFRITSVLPNIGAVYGDLKDYDKALEYFQRMEKYLPGIDNPQITTYYYMGVGEIYNKLKKYDLALEAYQWALPLTENTSDYAHILKEMGMIENALGNRAKAIDYLTLSYRTAKEKNQQLELLHALIGLGEMYKASNYSKAVDLYNEAESLAIELETNKGLRDIYRGLSETYASKGDYNKAYTFQTLFLAQKDSIYNKETDDKIRGLQFDFENQQNQDKIGLLNKEKEIATLQAKRQKYVIYGTIISLILVFVMAVGAYSRYKYVKKTNKIIEDEKDRSEKLLLNILPEETARELKEKGKVAAKRFESVTILFSDFKGFTSHAQHLNPEILVKSVDYYFSRFDEIMDKYGLEKIKTVGDAYMCAGGLPFPTSDHPFKMIEAAIEMAAVMEEIKIRPKEDIVPFDVRIGINTGTVVAGVVGLNKFAYDIWGDAVNVASRMETKSEPGRINISENTYEIIKNVYDCEFRGEVEVKNKGKMSMYFVKGRKIIRHAKSEKEVNA, encoded by the coding sequence ATGATAATAAGGGAAAGCGCAATCAATTATCGCAAGAGCCATACCAACAGAATTTTTCTGATGGTGGCTTTGCTTTTTATCTCTTTTTGGTCTCGTGCACAGCAAACACAAATAGATAGCTTAAAGAATATTCTTGAAAAGGGTTCCAGGGATACATCGGCGGTAAATACATTGAACCTGCTAAGCTTGGCTGTCCTTTCTAATGAGGATATAGACAAAGCTATAGCATATGCCATGGAGGCCAATGATCTTGCCGATGATATTAATTACGACTCCGGACAGGCTTTAGCTCAAAAATATATAGGTCTGGGATATTTCTATCAGGGGAATTACCTGGCTGTAATGGACCATTGGAACCAATCTTTAGAAAGTTATAAAAAGGTTAGGGACACCAGTGGCATGGCTAACATCCTCAACAATCTGGGAGGCGTGTATTTAAGTCAGGGTGGAAGCGATAAAGCCCTGGATTATTATTTGCAATCTCTCTACTACGCAGAAAAGGTCAAGGATACGTTCAGGATCACATCTGTCTTGCCTAATATTGGCGCAGTATATGGCGATCTGAAAGATTACGACAAGGCCCTGGAGTACTTCCAACGTATGGAAAAGTACCTCCCCGGAATTGATAACCCCCAGATTACAACTTACTACTATATGGGGGTCGGTGAAATTTATAATAAGTTAAAAAAGTATGATCTGGCCCTGGAGGCCTATCAATGGGCCCTGCCCTTAACCGAGAATACTTCCGATTACGCTCATATACTAAAGGAAATGGGAATGATTGAAAATGCTTTGGGTAATCGGGCCAAAGCCATTGACTATTTAACTCTGTCCTATAGAACCGCAAAAGAGAAAAATCAGCAACTCGAGTTGCTACATGCCCTTATTGGCCTGGGAGAGATGTACAAAGCATCAAATTACAGTAAAGCTGTAGATCTGTACAATGAGGCCGAATCCCTGGCCATTGAACTGGAGACGAATAAAGGTCTTCGAGATATCTACAGGGGCTTATCTGAAACCTACGCCTCCAAAGGAGATTATAATAAAGCCTATACATTCCAGACCCTGTTTTTAGCCCAGAAAGATTCGATCTATAACAAGGAAACTGACGACAAAATAAGAGGGCTGCAGTTTGATTTTGAAAATCAGCAGAATCAGGATAAAATTGGCCTTCTGAATAAGGAGAAGGAAATAGCCACTCTGCAGGCAAAAAGACAGAAATACGTGATCTATGGTACTATAATTTCTCTTATCCTGGTATTTGTGATGGCTGTTGGGGCTTATAGCCGATACAAGTATGTAAAAAAGACAAATAAAATTATTGAAGACGAGAAAGATCGATCTGAAAAACTGCTGTTGAACATACTCCCCGAAGAAACGGCCAGGGAGCTGAAAGAAAAGGGTAAAGTAGCCGCCAAACGCTTCGAATCGGTAACCATTCTTTTCTCAGATTTTAAAGGATTTACCTCTCATGCACAACACCTTAATCCGGAGATCCTGGTAAAAAGTGTGGATTATTACTTCTCGCGCTTCGATGAGATTATGGATAAATACGGTCTGGAAAAGATCAAAACCGTAGGTGATGCCTATATGTGTGCAGGAGGTCTGCCTTTTCCAACTTCTGATCATCCCTTTAAAATGATTGAGGCGGCGATAGAAATGGCTGCGGTTATGGAAGAAATCAAAATCAGGCCCAAAGAGGATATTGTTCCCTTTGATGTACGGATAGGGATCAATACCGGTACCGTGGTTGCCGGAGTGGTTGGACTAAATAAATTTGCATACGACATCTGGGGAGATGCAGTAAACGTGGCATCGCGAATGGAGACCAAGTCTGAGCCAGGAAGAATCAATATCTCGGAGAATACTTATGAGATCATCAAAAACGTTTACGATTGTGAATTCAGGGGAGAAGTAGAGGTTAAAAATAAGGGCAAAATGTCCATGTATTTTGTAAAGGGGAGGAAAATAATCCGCCATGCGAAATCAGAAAAAGAAGTAAATGCTTAA